TGCATGTCATAGTGATAAATAAATCTGGTTTGCCGAATTTTTGCACGAGAGCCATAGCATCAACATATCTTCTTCTCATGTCGCGAGGACCACCTATGAATGATGCTGGAAGAATAACTCGCTGACCTATTTTGGATCCTTGGCAATGTCCTGACATGACACTGTCCATTATGCCTTGAAGTTCCTCTCTTCTTATTAACTGTTGTCGGCTTCTGTAATAATCAAGTCTCTGAGATTCTATCTTGATGTACATATCGATGACATATTGTTGAAGTAGTCGGCCGGTATTGAGTATGCCTGGAGTGTATTTTTCCCGCATCTGCAACTTGTATGCGTAATACTCACGCATAGATACAAACTCTTTATTGTTTTCAGGATTGTGAGAAGCTGTAGAACATGTTATTCAATATCAATCTAATGATATAGTAACTGTATACTGAGGAATATAATTATTGACTATAATTTTTGCTATACCTTGGTGTTCAGCTGCTATTAGTTCTTCTGCAGATTTGCAATCAGTAGAAGCAGGAGTGCAGTTGGCTGTTCTATtgtatcttttccttttgtttggaTTATGTGGTGCTGTTCTTTTTATACCAGGATGCCATCCTGTCTCTCCAAATGGAAACAGCAGCGGATACTGCAATGGATCATAGCATCCATAATAGTAGTGCACCAGATGATCCTTGCCTTCTTTAGTATAGATTTGGATATGCCTTTTGTATCCTTCTCCAGATTCTTGGCCCTCTACCCACAAGGCTGCAATTTGAGATGCAGTTGGTTGATTCCAAACTCTCTGGTCATTTTCTGAATGAGACTTTAAGACGATTTGATATGAGTCGAGATTCGGAACATTTTTTAAGCTTCGGAGAAAAGAGGCATATGGATTCGATTCCATGACATGCATAATTTTTTTCACTGCACTTTCTGTTAGGTTCTCTGATGTAGCCAGTCTGTTTTCTAACTCATGCTCTGTATCATGAAAATATAGCTGCAAATAAACAGTCCTGCACTCATGTGGAATAAGATCCTTGATGAAGTGATAGGTTTGTCCCTGGACTTTGAATGTGTAGATACCATTAGTTCTCCTGCATAGGGATCTGTCATAATGTACTCCGAAAGAGGTGAAGGCAAACATATTATTATATGTTCTGACATATGTTCTGAAAGAAAGAGCTTCAGCAGAATGACCAGTATATAGTTCTATGAGAATATCTTGAAGTTTGTTCTCTTGGAGAACTATCTGACCAGCAGAACAGCAGAAATTTGGTGTTTCAGAATAAAGTTTTTTTGCTTCGCAATAGCTGCAATCTGGTTTGGGAGCCAGTATGTCTGGTTCACTGCTGATGCATTTCAGTGCTTCAATTCCATCTGGAACTTTTTCACCTACAGTACAATGAATGTGATAGTAATTGTTGAATACAAAAAAAAGAATGACAAAAAAGTTTTGAATGTATATCATGTTACATTCATAagagtttttgtttttgtacCTCTGGTGTGAGATTTCTGAGTTTTTCTTGACCTTGAACGTTTGTTGCCTGTGTGGATATTAACAGAACGTAATTAACTCTAATATACAGAGGTTTAATCTAATGCTCATTAGATAATGAAAATTAATAACTGAGGTTGTATCTGTACCTTTATGTGTTTTAGCAATAGATTTTAAGCATTGTTGGCTCATTTGATATTCTGTTGCAAATGCTAACAATTCTAGAAAGCCAAAGTTGTGCAATCAATGGTattataaagaaaagaaatgtatGTAGAAGTTGAATACGGATCAGTAGAATCTTGTAGATCTAAAGTTGTAGCAGTGCTGAGTACCTGGAGCATCTTCTATGTTTTGGGGAAGAAATTTGAAGCAGTTCATACACATGAAAGATTCAGCTGTCGACGCAATGTAAATAAATGATAGTGGAAGAGTGAGATGAACATGGTAAAGCATCATATATTGAACAGTATATTTTTGTGCTGAAAGtaatttgaaagaattaaaCAACAAGTTATTTGCAGTAGTTTCAGACCTTTGTCATGCGGTGGAGCACTATCTGAGCATATATGCTTATGGTTGGTGGCTGAAGAATTACCTAGGTtttagaaaattgagaaaagcACAGTTATGTAGCTGAAATAAGAATTGTTATAGAACCAATTATATTTACATGAAAATGATAGAAATGAATACCTTCTTCATAAGTAGAAAAGCAGAAGAGACTACTTTTGAGCTTTGATCCAGGGTAGGATACACAGAATCGATTATCTGTGGCATAGAAAAAAGTAAATGGATGATCATattaaaaaacaagaaatatattattataataattttgGGTATCAAGAACAATTTGTAAATGCAAATAACAATTTGTATGTGTATCATGTGGAAGAGAAACAGGATATTTTCAAGCTTAAGTGTGGAGAAACCAGTATGATGCATTTGTAAAGCTAAGAGtaaggaaaaaaatagaaaatatggaAAACATTGTTACTGTGATATTGATGCAGAGGGGTATTTTGTTGAAGTTTACCAGTGTTAGTCTGATTCTTGGAGCCAGGTAATTGAAGGTTAGAAGAAAGAGCTCCAATGGCATTTCTATCAGATGTTCGAGCAAGCGTacttttattatattttccAACTGCAATTTTTGATGCTTTAAACGTCAATATAAGTATAACAACAGAAATGGAATGTTTAGGAGATAAAAAATGAATAGGAATGCAATAATATGAGAAAAATAGGTGGCTAAAGCTCAAAATACATACCTGTGTCATGAAGATGCTGTTGAATTAACTGTGGCATCAGCACTCCTGTGTATAGTAATAAATATTTCCATGGTTTCATATTTTTAGTCACAAAAACTACAAACTAAAAATGTTTGTAAGCTTTGTCCTGGAGTATATACGTACCATTATTATCATTGTTGGTACTGGATGGTCTGAGAAATGGTTTGATGTTGCACTGTTTGGTAGGTTGTACAGATTGTGGATCAAGCGTCTTGGACAACAGTTTGCTCATCTTTCTTCTGTGATAcgcttctctattttttcttcgaTGAGCTTCCTTTTGTTCGACAGAAAGACCAGCAaatttttctctgttttttttattcctctcattttttttctcacgAATTTTGAGATCATCGTTTTGTGCATATAACTCAGAGGAATTCATGATGCTTGTTAGTTAATGCAACTGATTTTTATTGTCCATATAAGCATGCAGGGAAGAGAGCACAGTTCGTTGGATGAAATAAGTAAACCATACCAGAGCAGAAACTACAAAAGTGGTTACAAAATACTTTGAATAAACTGAATAAACTTAAGAGTATGTTAAAGGAGCTAGTGAAGGAATACCTCCATCGGTAGTCAAGGCACAGAGTTCTGAAGCAGACCTGTcgcaagctaaaaaaaaaatctgaagtcACTAAACATAGATCTTTTTATCTATCAATAAGGAAATGAGTAGAACAAAACATCAGAATGATATCAGAagatagtaaaaaaaaatttgtgaaacaaCTAACATTGCAGTACCTGGTGTTTGAGGTATTTAGTTGAAGAGAATTGGTAAGGAGATTCTCATACAATCTGGAAAGCAGAGCATATAAAAGACGTTGCATGAAGACCATGTGTATATTTGGTACAGAAGAAAATGCAGTGGTCGACAGCTAAGTAAAGATTAGCATCAGGTCATAATAAAAAGTCCCTTCTGTCCTTTTTCAGATTCATAGCATAGATATTAAGCAGCTAGATATCAGGGTTTGCATcgtaaaattgaaaaagtatttGAGTTCAAATCATGCATATCTATTTCTGTGAGATCACAATTATCTATGTATTTGCATAAGTTGTACTTCTCCATGCACACGTGTTTGTACATTTTTAACATATATAAAAGTGGGACTTATCTACAATCACACTTATCTATGTACTTATATTTGATTTATATGCATCTACTATATACTTATTATATTGATTAAAGATTATTATTCATATgcttatattatatatatattgattattATTCACATACACAAATATATAAACGTATACATAAATTCAatctaaaataataataattacttTTAagagtgtttttgaaaaaaattataagaatgtttttacaaagtattgaaaataaaatagtttGTAGAATAtgtttacaaatatttttttaaaacttaaaaaaatggaaactaatttttagataaTTGCAATGTATAATTGTAATTATCCATGTACTTATTGTATTGATATACAgataaaaatatatatgaatCCCATTTGAATCAGTTATTTTTGGCAgtgttttcaaaaatttttgatAGAATATTTTTAAGAAGTATTCAGACATAAATAtgtttacaaatatttttttaaaatttaaaaaaaaaatcaaacgaATTTTTAGATAATTGTGATCTATAATTGTAATTATCCATGTACTTATGAATATATACAAATCTATATAAAGAGATATATGAATCCCATTTAAATAAGTTATTTTTTACAgtgttttcaaaaatttgtgatAGAATATATTTTTAAGAAGTATTCAGACATATGAAAATGAAACTTATTTCGCGGCGTGATGAATGCCCATTTCAATAAATGTACAAGAGTTTTGAAGCAAAGAGACAAAGTGCTTCTTGAAAGCGTCAGAACAAAAAACAATCCAAATTCGTCCGTGCAGATTGCCCAGTTCAATGAATGTACAAGAGTTTGAAGCAAAGAGCAGCAGCCAAAAGTACAAGCCGTGGAAGCAGAGTTGCGGTTGAAAAAAGTACCACTGTAGAAAGACAAATTCAACAGTGCAAGATCCATGTCCAGAGCTGGAGGAGGAGCTCAGTAGGTTGAGTATTGGTTCTGCTAGTGCTTATCCTATGCCAAATTCTTGTCGAAATCGTCCTGCTGAATCTGTAGCTCAATCTCAAGTTACTCATCTGGTGCTGAAGAATGAGATTTGTGATTTGTTTAGGGTTTTATATAAGGAGCGAGAGTGGGGGCTTGTGCTGGACAGCGGATTGGTTGCTGGGAGGAGGTTGCCAATGTTAGAACTTATAGCTTCGAGAATCAAGTTCGATGTAGCCGAGGAACTGTTGTTCATGTCCCGGTCGCCTTCTTTTGACAGCACCGGCAGTAACAATGACTGAGAGAGTATTGTTGAGTTTATGCAGACTTTTGTGTTTAGTAGTGTGTTTAGTAAGTTGAGTGTTAGTTAATGTGTTTGTTAGCGATGTGTTATGTAATTTCACTTGGTTTGGCTCTATTTTTAGTGTACTTGAATAATGCAGTAGTGCTTTGTTTTTATGTATTATTAAATTGAGTAATAAAATAGTGTGAATTTTTGTGAATAAGTGCGAATGAATTGTTTCTTTATTATTAattgtttctttattttttgcGTTTCCTTTTTTTAGTTTGTGCGTGTACGTGTGTGCAAGTTTTGTATATAATATGGATAAGGTTTGTTTTTGCGTGACGCGTGTGTAGTGCGCAGTGAATtggtttgttttttctttgtggAATCTTTGTGATCCTGTGTGCATGTGATTTTGAGCAGAAGCTTTGGAGCTTTGCGGTATTATATAGGTGATATTGTGCTTTATTGTCTATAAGTAGAGTgtgtagattttttttcttatggTTGAGCATTATCGTTTAGAAATGGATTATAGTCATAATCGTTTTGGGGTGTTACGTGATTTGCATCCAGATGTTGAAGTTTTGTTTAATAGATTGTCATTAGCTGGTGTTGTAGGGAGTTTGGGTGGATTTGATGGACAGAATGCTTCTTTGGCTGGTTCTGATAGAGCTTCAGCGAATAATATTTTACTGCGGAATGAgatatatgatttgtttaagAAGTTTTATCGTAAATCTAGTAGAGCTGCTGTGTTGGATGAAGTTTTGGGAGATATTGGCGAGTTTCCGTTTCTTCAAATAATTGCTCAGCCTA
The DNA window shown above is from Coffea arabica cultivar ET-39 chromosome 5e, Coffea Arabica ET-39 HiFi, whole genome shotgun sequence and carries:
- the LOC113709820 gene encoding uncharacterized protein isoform X4, with the protein product MVFMQRLLYALLSRLYENLLTNSLQLNTSNTSLRQVCFRTLCLDYRWREKFAGLSVEQKEAHRRKNREAYHRRKMSKLLSKTLDPQSVQPTKQCNIKPFLRPSSTNNDNNGVLMPQLIQQHLHDTVGKYNKSTLARTSDRNAIGALSSNLQLPGSKNQTNTDNRFCVSYPGSKLKSSLFCFSTYEEGNSSATNHKHICSDSAPPHDKAESFMCMNCFKFLPQNIEDAPELLAFATEYQMSQQCLKSIAKTHKGNKRSRSRKTQKSHTRGEKVPDGIEALKCISSEPDILAPKPDCSYCEAKKLYSETPNFCCSAGQIVLQENKLQDILIELYTGHSAEALSFRTYVRTYNNMFAFTSFGVHYDRSLCRRTNGIYTFKVQGQTYHFIKDLIPHECRTVYLQLYFHDTEHELENRLATSENLTESAVKKIMHVMESNPYASFLRSLKNVPNLDSYQIVLKSHSENDQRVWNQPTASQIAALWVEGQESGEGYKRHIQIYTKEGKDHLVHYYYGCYDPLQYPLLFPFGETGWHPGIKRTAPHNPNKRKRYNRTANCTPASTDCKSAEELIAAEHQASHNPENNKEFVSMREYYAYKLQMREKYTPGILNTGRLLQQYVIDMYIKIESQRLDYYRSRQQLIRREELQGIMDSVMSGHCQGSKIGQRVILPASFIGGPRDMRRRYVDAMALVQKFGKPDLFITMTCNPSWPEVKKHMLPTDEGHNRPDLLARVFHAKLDLLKDQLFKKQIFGAVAAYTYVVEFQKRGLPHTHFLIILEPGSKLYSTESYDKIVSAEIPDITANQHLFRMVRKHMIHGPCGAQNPDNVCMQGNQKKRCRNNYPKSFAQTTFHGKNAYPTYRRRNDGQKIIVRGHQLDNRWIVPHNRYLLAKFDCHINVEICSTVKAVKYIYKYIYKGHDRIHFRVNSDAPAQDNNSSQPLPIDEIKDFQSARWVCAVEAIWRVYRFNLSEIHPSVIHLQLHLQNCQSMSFTPDQDLRDVISNKYTKRTMLTEFFYMNSVDELAQDLKCTYKEFPEHFVWYPGRKKWEPRKQKDCIGRIVTAGIKEGERYFLRLLLTHVKGPKSFEDLKTVNGTYVNTFREAAILRGYFESDTSQEECLEEASSYQMPYILRRLFATLLVHFPPLNARKLWEKFEHCLSEDFMKIPDISTDETRYKVLEQINNFLESMGRDINSYALVPYPLNFNDLNKSTRDTIAETRITVLESDLQKIDLLNNDQKTAFDIITHAVFQKKHGCFFVDGPGGTGKTFLYRALLAEARSKGFIALATASCGVAASILPGGRTAHSRFNIPLDTTKNKNCRISKQSSSAELLQKASLIIWDEAPMINKGSIEAVDRLLQDLMDSNALFGSKVIVFGGDFRQKT